A single genomic interval of Phycisphaeraceae bacterium harbors:
- a CDS encoding methyl-accepting chemotaxis protein, with protein MAHAGPPLVFRRSLAGRLLLFGILPMFLLNALIIGVGGLTRFNALRSAAVTELENAAVLSAAKMEDANNNASGLARTLADAQMAGLFGERRASLALLAIVLEQTPWCRSCAYIYEPDSDGGDAAHLRDGLPPQAATATGRFSARWVRDQARGGGPILRPIADPEADPGYVLARQRFQQTGRRESVVSEPTIIDGARVVEFVSPIVIDGVFLGVASVERELDDTDRQLESIAEQASARVLVVTAAGRIIGVGGDLPTSLRGSEIRSTPFSEFMRAAQDTSRIEGPRRARDPIEGGSAYLATATVPTGDWILILSRPESAVVGPIRREIIQLGAMAIVGLSLVLGTIVLLAIRFSRGMAEAMRLASRVAEGDLTAEVRLDRGTSDEASQLGASLCRMTRQLDSLVGDVKRATIQLHATATQVAATSAEQERSAQDFTRHSTEIAAAVREITRTGEELAMTSREARSEADETTSIATSSRESLARMESSMRELDAATGSVAGRLAAINEKASAITAIVDTITRVADQTNLLSVNAAIEAEKAGESGRGFLVVAREVRRLADQAATATVQIERMVSEMQSAVSSGVMEMDRFADQVRRGVAEVDRIGGQVSQVIERVTGTVQRFSGLDDGVAQQSDGARRIDDAMARLSASAQQTEASINEFASAASGLHAAIESLRKVIGAFKLRS; from the coding sequence ATGGCCCATGCCGGTCCTCCGCTGGTCTTCCGTCGATCGCTGGCCGGGCGCCTGCTTCTCTTCGGCATTCTGCCGATGTTCCTGCTCAACGCGTTGATCATCGGGGTCGGCGGTCTGACGCGCTTCAATGCGCTTCGGAGCGCGGCGGTGACCGAGCTCGAGAACGCGGCGGTCCTCTCCGCCGCGAAGATGGAAGATGCGAACAACAACGCCTCCGGGTTGGCGCGGACGCTCGCAGATGCGCAGATGGCCGGGCTCTTCGGAGAGCGCCGAGCTTCGCTGGCTCTGCTGGCGATCGTGCTCGAACAGACCCCATGGTGCCGAAGCTGCGCGTATATCTACGAGCCGGACTCCGATGGGGGCGACGCGGCGCACCTGCGCGACGGCCTCCCGCCGCAGGCGGCGACGGCCACCGGGCGCTTCTCGGCGCGGTGGGTCAGGGATCAGGCGCGCGGTGGGGGTCCGATCCTTCGGCCAATTGCCGATCCTGAAGCGGACCCGGGCTATGTGCTGGCGCGTCAGCGCTTCCAGCAGACAGGTCGGCGCGAGAGTGTTGTGAGCGAGCCGACCATCATCGACGGCGCGCGCGTCGTCGAGTTCGTATCGCCGATCGTGATCGACGGGGTCTTCCTCGGCGTGGCGAGTGTGGAGCGAGAGCTCGACGACACCGATCGTCAACTGGAGTCCATCGCTGAACAGGCCTCGGCAAGGGTGCTCGTGGTGACGGCGGCAGGGCGGATCATCGGTGTCGGCGGCGATCTCCCCACATCTCTTCGTGGGAGTGAGATTCGATCCACGCCCTTCTCGGAGTTCATGCGCGCCGCTCAGGACACCTCACGCATCGAGGGTCCGAGGCGTGCGCGTGATCCCATCGAGGGGGGCTCGGCCTACCTCGCCACGGCCACGGTTCCAACCGGTGATTGGATCCTCATTCTCAGCAGGCCCGAGTCAGCGGTCGTCGGTCCGATCCGTCGCGAGATCATTCAGTTGGGCGCGATGGCGATCGTCGGACTCTCGCTTGTGCTTGGCACCATTGTGCTGCTCGCCATTCGCTTCTCACGCGGCATGGCCGAGGCGATGCGACTTGCTTCGCGTGTGGCCGAGGGCGATCTCACCGCAGAGGTGCGGCTCGATCGGGGCACCAGCGACGAAGCGTCGCAACTTGGGGCCAGCCTCTGTCGCATGACGCGCCAGCTTGACTCCCTCGTCGGCGATGTGAAGCGCGCGACCATTCAGCTTCACGCGACCGCGACCCAGGTGGCGGCCACGAGCGCCGAGCAGGAGCGCTCCGCGCAGGACTTCACGCGCCACTCGACCGAGATCGCCGCCGCCGTGCGGGAGATCACGCGCACCGGCGAGGAGCTGGCGATGACCTCGCGCGAGGCGCGGAGTGAGGCCGATGAGACGACCTCGATCGCGACGAGCAGCCGCGAGAGCCTCGCCCGCATGGAGTCGTCCATGCGTGAGCTCGATGCGGCAACGGGTTCAGTCGCGGGGCGCCTTGCGGCGATCAACGAGAAAGCGTCGGCCATCACAGCCATCGTCGACACCATTACGCGAGTAGCCGATCAGACGAACCTTCTCTCAGTCAACGCGGCCATCGAGGCGGAGAAGGCCGGCGAAAGCGGGCGAGGGTTCCTGGTGGTCGCGCGCGAAGTGCGTCGCTTGGCCGATCAGGCCGCCACCGCCACGGTGCAGATCGAGCGCATGGTCAGCGAGATGCAGTCCGCGGTCTCCTCCGGCGTCATGGAAATGGACCGCTTCGCCGACCAGGTGCGCCGCGGTGTCGCCGAGGTCGATCGCATTGGTGGACAGGTCTCGCAGGTCATCGAGCGAGTGACGGGAACGGTGCAGCGGTTCTCGGGCCTCGATGATGGCGTGGCGCAGCAGTCAGATGGTGCCCGTCGCATTGACGATGCCATGGCGCGTCTCTCCGCATCAGCGCAACAGACGGAAGCGTCGATCAATGAGTTTGCCTCCGCCGCGTCGGGTCTGCACGCCGCGATCGAATCGCTTCGAAAAGTCATCGGCGCGTTCAAGTTGAGGTCCTAG
- a CDS encoding TetR/AcrR family transcriptional regulator, translated as MSRGETTCRDRVLDAAETVIHRDGIGSFTLDSVAAEAGVSKGGLLHHFPSKERLIETLVSRSIDQWAYECDAAVNAQPEGPGRVARALSAMCLGSPAKWTEQSRRSCAVLIAAIANNPALVAPMRINHRRMLERLRADALPPGTSEIAVLALHGLWFEWLLGLEEMDSGRLARLRDAIDRLLTPDSGGESPHHGKVKERSK; from the coding sequence TTGTCCAGAGGCGAAACAACCTGCCGTGATCGGGTCCTCGATGCCGCTGAAACGGTGATTCATCGCGACGGGATCGGGTCATTCACGCTCGATTCCGTGGCTGCCGAGGCGGGCGTGAGCAAGGGTGGCCTGCTCCACCACTTCCCGAGCAAGGAGCGCCTGATCGAGACACTTGTCTCGCGATCGATCGATCAGTGGGCATATGAGTGTGACGCCGCGGTGAACGCGCAACCCGAGGGGCCCGGCCGCGTGGCTCGGGCACTCAGCGCCATGTGCCTTGGCTCACCCGCAAAGTGGACCGAGCAATCGCGGCGCTCCTGCGCCGTGCTCATCGCCGCCATCGCGAACAACCCGGCGCTGGTCGCTCCGATGCGCATCAATCACCGCCGCATGCTGGAACGACTTCGCGCTGATGCGCTGCCACCGGGAACCAGCGAGATTGCCGTGCTCGCGCTGCATGGTCTCTGGTTCGAGTGGCTGCTGGGACTTGAAGAGATGGACTCCGGTCGCCTCGCCCGACTGCGCGATGCGATCGACCGTCTGCTGACGCCGGACTCGGGGGGAGAGTCACCGCATCACGGGAAGGTGAAGGAGAGATCGAAATGA
- a CDS encoding phosphopantothenate--cysteine ligase family flavoprotein: MSRSEPTIPLSRPTPSDLGDREVVREGDELEGVRAALLVTGSIAAFKTPIVARLLRKHGARVTPFASQEALRYVTAEALSWSCDTPAVTVLSPESEHLSDAAPFEVYLVAPATANTLAKMAAGIADGVVTATLASALGRVEQGRASLLVAPAMHGSMHTAILDRNLRTLVELGVEVVPPRDAAGKHNLPDEQELLRAVIASVRRRAAAVRAARATPGV, from the coding sequence GTGAGTCGAAGCGAGCCAACGATTCCGCTCTCGAGGCCGACGCCATCGGACTTGGGCGACCGCGAGGTCGTCCGCGAGGGCGATGAGCTTGAGGGCGTTCGCGCCGCGCTCCTCGTGACCGGGAGCATTGCGGCGTTCAAGACACCGATCGTGGCGCGCCTCCTTCGCAAGCATGGTGCGCGGGTCACTCCGTTCGCCTCACAGGAAGCGCTGCGATATGTCACGGCGGAGGCGCTCTCATGGAGCTGCGACACTCCGGCCGTGACCGTCCTGTCGCCTGAGTCGGAGCATCTCTCCGACGCGGCGCCCTTTGAGGTGTATCTCGTCGCGCCGGCTACCGCGAACACGCTTGCGAAGATGGCTGCGGGCATCGCCGATGGCGTGGTCACGGCGACGCTCGCCTCGGCCTTGGGGCGCGTGGAGCAGGGCAGGGCGTCGCTTCTCGTCGCGCCGGCAATGCATGGATCGATGCACACCGCCATTCTCGACCGCAATCTCCGGACGCTTGTTGAACTCGGGGTCGAAGTCGTGCCGCCCCGAGATGCGGCGGGCAAACACAATCTTCCCGATGAGCAGGAGTTGCTCCGCGCCGTGATTGCGTCGGTTCGTCGGCGTGCCGCCGCGGTTCGAGCCGCGAGAGCGACTCCCGGCGTGTGA
- a CDS encoding efflux RND transporter permease subunit: protein MKKPTAFESAARQGRFTDLFVRKPVVAIVINIAILAIGWRAISVLPVRQYPRLESSSIVITTVYIGASAETVRGFITTPIERAVSAIDGIDYIESSSTAGVSVVTVRLRLNHPSVNALAEISARLNQVRSELPPEAESPVVDIVRTDKPYATFYISFTSDTLSLTQINEFLVREVQPVFQTIPGVQRVGIEGARPLAMRIWLDAARMDALDITPLEVQSALTRNNFVAAVGRAKAPDVQIDLLTDTDLRDPAEFEALIVRERDGTIVRLRDIARIELGSEEPTAQTGYRGKPSIYLSVWPLPRANELDVSAALKRRMAEVAPSLPPSIRMDLAYDGTYYMENAIREIGRTLVETISIVAIVVFIFLGSVRTVLVPLVAIPISLTGACIFMWLMGFSLNLLTILAIVLAVGLVVDDAIVMVENVARHVREGLQPVTAALTAGRELASPIVAMTLTLAVVYTPIGFQGGLTGMLFREFAFTLAAAVVVSGLVALTLSPIMSAALVGSGREGRMTSLVNRGFDRVRRVYGALLDWTLELRWTMAAAAVLIAIAALPLYMLSGSELAPTEDEGFIISVVQSAPDATLEYTLRGFDDVNAIFAEIPERDSNFSVSQVTGGFGGVKMRDWRERQRTTGDILPEVFMGFSGITGIRAIPVRPPPLPGAGQFDVELMVTSSEDADRMAQFAPALIGAAFASGKFIYADGDLKIDLPQLRIEIDRQKVADMGLDLASVGRELAILLAGGYVNRFNHNGRSYKVIPQVADSERATPEQLLQLKVRTASGGLVPLSSFVTLRTEAAPRALTRFQQRNSMKIYGVVVPGTTKAEALAVLEEAARAVLPPGYTLDYAGESRQIRQEGSSLTVTLGFALLLIYLVLAAQFGSFRDPLIVLLGSVPLAISGSLIFAFLDLTTINIYSQVGLITLVGLVAKNGILIVEFANQLQERGLDKISAVRESAQTRLRPILMTSAATVFGHFPLVIVTGAGAAARNSIGIMLVSGMAISTLFTLFVVPSIYALVAAKRSPATDDATELRPAPDRNEAVPASGPLSVA from the coding sequence GTGAAGAAGCCGACGGCCTTCGAAAGTGCTGCCCGCCAAGGTCGGTTCACCGACCTCTTCGTGCGCAAGCCGGTCGTGGCGATCGTCATCAACATCGCCATTCTCGCCATCGGCTGGCGGGCGATCAGCGTGCTGCCCGTCAGGCAGTATCCGCGCCTCGAGTCGAGTTCGATCGTCATCACCACCGTCTACATCGGCGCGAGCGCCGAGACGGTTCGCGGCTTCATCACCACGCCCATCGAGCGAGCGGTCTCCGCCATCGATGGCATCGACTACATCGAGAGTTCGAGCACGGCCGGCGTCAGCGTCGTCACCGTCCGGTTGCGCCTCAACCACCCCAGCGTCAACGCCCTGGCGGAGATCTCTGCGCGCCTGAACCAGGTGCGCTCGGAGCTGCCTCCCGAGGCCGAGTCGCCGGTGGTCGACATCGTGCGCACCGACAAGCCTTACGCCACCTTCTACATCAGCTTCACGAGCGACACGCTCTCGCTGACGCAGATCAACGAGTTCCTAGTGCGCGAGGTGCAGCCCGTCTTCCAGACGATTCCCGGCGTCCAGCGCGTGGGCATCGAGGGAGCCCGGCCACTGGCGATGCGCATCTGGCTCGATGCGGCGCGAATGGATGCGCTCGACATCACGCCGCTCGAGGTGCAATCGGCCCTGACGAGGAACAACTTCGTTGCTGCTGTCGGTCGCGCGAAGGCGCCCGATGTCCAGATCGATCTGCTCACCGACACCGATCTGCGCGACCCGGCGGAGTTCGAAGCGCTGATCGTGCGCGAACGAGATGGGACCATCGTTCGACTTCGCGATATCGCGAGGATCGAGCTGGGCAGCGAGGAGCCGACCGCGCAAACTGGCTATCGGGGGAAGCCGTCGATCTACCTCTCCGTGTGGCCACTCCCCCGCGCGAACGAACTTGATGTCTCTGCCGCGCTCAAGCGGCGCATGGCCGAAGTGGCGCCCTCACTGCCGCCCAGCATCCGGATGGACCTGGCGTATGACGGCACCTACTACATGGAGAATGCGATTCGCGAGATCGGCCGAACTCTGGTCGAGACGATCTCGATCGTGGCGATCGTCGTTTTCATCTTCCTGGGCTCGGTGCGAACGGTGCTGGTGCCGCTCGTCGCGATTCCCATCTCGCTCACCGGCGCCTGCATCTTCATGTGGCTGATGGGCTTCTCGCTGAACCTGCTCACGATCCTGGCCATCGTGCTCGCGGTCGGACTGGTCGTCGACGATGCCATCGTGATGGTCGAGAATGTCGCGCGCCATGTGCGCGAAGGGTTGCAGCCCGTGACTGCGGCGCTCACCGCGGGGCGAGAGCTTGCCTCTCCCATCGTGGCCATGACGCTCACGCTCGCGGTCGTCTACACCCCGATCGGATTCCAAGGCGGCCTCACGGGCATGCTCTTCAGGGAGTTCGCGTTCACACTCGCGGCCGCGGTCGTCGTCTCCGGCCTCGTCGCACTCACTCTTTCGCCGATCATGAGCGCGGCCCTCGTCGGCTCGGGCCGTGAAGGGCGCATGACTTCACTCGTCAATCGCGGCTTCGATCGCGTGCGGCGCGTCTACGGTGCGCTTCTCGACTGGACCCTTGAGTTGCGGTGGACCATGGCGGCCGCGGCTGTCCTGATTGCGATTGCGGCGCTCCCCCTCTACATGCTCTCCGGGTCGGAGCTTGCTCCGACCGAGGACGAGGGCTTCATCATCTCCGTGGTTCAAAGCGCGCCTGATGCGACGCTCGAGTACACGCTCCGCGGCTTTGACGATGTCAATGCCATCTTCGCGGAGATCCCCGAGCGGGACTCGAACTTCAGCGTTTCGCAGGTCACGGGCGGGTTCGGCGGAGTCAAGATGCGCGACTGGCGGGAGCGACAGCGCACGACCGGCGACATCCTGCCCGAGGTCTTCATGGGGTTTTCGGGCATCACGGGCATTCGGGCGATTCCCGTCCGTCCTCCGCCGCTGCCAGGCGCAGGTCAGTTCGATGTCGAACTGATGGTGACCAGCAGCGAAGACGCCGATCGCATGGCCCAGTTCGCCCCGGCGCTGATCGGCGCCGCCTTTGCAAGCGGCAAGTTCATCTACGCCGACGGCGATCTCAAGATCGATCTCCCCCAGCTCAGGATCGAGATCGATCGCCAGAAGGTCGCTGACATGGGACTGGACCTCGCCTCGGTCGGCCGTGAACTCGCCATTCTTCTGGCCGGGGGCTATGTCAATCGCTTCAATCACAACGGGCGCAGCTACAAGGTCATTCCGCAGGTGGCGGACTCCGAGCGGGCCACTCCCGAGCAGCTTCTCCAGCTCAAGGTGCGTACGGCCAGTGGAGGCCTCGTGCCTCTCTCGAGCTTCGTCACGCTGCGCACCGAGGCGGCGCCGCGTGCGCTGACCCGCTTCCAGCAGCGCAACAGCATGAAGATTTACGGCGTGGTTGTGCCCGGCACCACGAAGGCCGAGGCGCTTGCGGTGTTGGAAGAAGCCGCCCGCGCGGTTCTGCCGCCGGGATACACGCTCGACTATGCCGGCGAGAGCCGTCAGATCCGACAGGAGGGTTCGTCGCTCACGGTCACGCTCGGCTTCGCGCTCCTGCTCATCTATCTGGTGCTGGCGGCGCAGTTCGGCTCGTTCCGTGATCCGCTCATCGTGCTGCTCGGCTCAGTGCCGCTGGCCATTTCGGGTTCGCTGATCTTTGCGTTCCTCGACCTAACGACAATCAACATCTACTCCCAGGTGGGGCTCATCACCCTCGTCGGCCTTGTCGCCAAGAACGGCATTCTCATTGTCGAGTTTGCGAACCAGCTCCAGGAGCGGGGACTCGACAAGATCTCGGCCGTGCGCGAGTCGGCGCAGACTCGACTGCGCCCGATCCTGATGACCTCTGCGGCGACGGTGTTCGGTCACTTCCCCCTGGTCATCGTGACTGGAGCCGGAGCAGCGGCGCGAAACTCGATCGGCATCATGCTCGTGAGCGGCATGGCCATCAGCACGCTCTTTACGCTCTTCGTGGTGCCTTCAATCTACGCGCTCGTCGCGGCCAAGCGATCGCCCGCGACGGACGATGCGACTGAGCTTCGGCCGGCGCCCGATCGGAATGAGGCTGTGCCGGCGAGCGGTCCCCTCAGCGTGGCATGA
- a CDS encoding efflux RND transporter periplasmic adaptor subunit — MKWKAFVAACAVLGGLAVIGVGLALFKWRQISIAMEQGAPPEMPEAVATAEVARITWGPTARLSGTVFAKQSVTLSNEVSGRVREVSFESGKVVEQGEILVTLDDSTQRADLEAAQASLRVAEAQVLTAESNLRLRQASHRRIANAHAAGAANEQELDQSQANLDQAEAAVAQAKAVMDQAAALVRQFETTISKLTLRAPFRARAGLRNIHPGQFLSEGTTVVGLQSIDDSIFLDFAVPQDQAWRVQRGDVVMASVPMLGPDPRPITVVALDATADRGTRNVRVRGEIANPGEVLRPGMWVDVEVPVDRPAEHLSIPATAIRRASFGDHVFVIEPDPAAPGVLRAHQRLVTLGPSLGGRTIVTSGVREGEVVATDGSFKLREGVMVAPGEPSGTRAAAARSAP; from the coding sequence ATGAAGTGGAAAGCGTTCGTTGCCGCATGTGCCGTCCTCGGCGGCTTGGCCGTCATTGGAGTCGGGCTCGCCCTCTTCAAGTGGCGCCAGATCTCGATCGCCATGGAGCAGGGCGCTCCGCCGGAGATGCCGGAAGCCGTGGCGACCGCCGAGGTCGCGCGGATCACCTGGGGGCCGACGGCTCGACTCTCCGGAACCGTCTTCGCGAAGCAGTCCGTCACGCTCTCAAACGAGGTGTCCGGCCGCGTGCGTGAAGTGAGCTTCGAGTCCGGCAAGGTGGTCGAACAGGGCGAGATCCTCGTCACTCTCGATGACTCGACCCAGCGCGCCGATCTCGAAGCGGCGCAGGCGAGCCTTCGCGTGGCCGAGGCGCAGGTGCTGACGGCCGAGAGCAATCTCCGCCTGCGTCAGGCGAGTCATCGGCGTATTGCCAACGCGCACGCGGCGGGCGCCGCCAATGAGCAGGAGCTCGACCAATCCCAGGCGAATCTCGATCAAGCCGAGGCCGCGGTCGCGCAGGCCAAGGCGGTCATGGATCAGGCCGCGGCGCTGGTCCGGCAGTTCGAGACCACCATCTCCAAGCTCACCCTGCGAGCACCATTCCGTGCCCGCGCCGGCCTTCGGAACATCCACCCCGGCCAGTTCCTTTCTGAGGGAACGACCGTCGTCGGACTCCAGAGCATCGACGACTCCATCTTTCTCGACTTCGCCGTTCCACAGGACCAGGCGTGGCGCGTGCAGCGCGGCGATGTCGTCATGGCGAGCGTGCCCATGCTCGGGCCCGACCCGCGGCCCATCACCGTTGTTGCGCTCGATGCGACGGCCGACCGAGGCACCCGCAATGTGCGCGTGCGCGGCGAGATTGCCAACCCGGGTGAAGTCCTTCGCCCCGGAATGTGGGTCGATGTCGAAGTCCCCGTTGATCGGCCGGCTGAGCATCTCTCGATACCCGCGACCGCCATCCGCCGCGCATCGTTCGGCGATCATGTGTTCGTCATCGAGCCCGACCCGGCAGCCCCCGGGGTGTTGCGGGCCCATCAGCGCCTGGTCACGCTGGGGCCGAGCCTCGGCGGCCGCACCATCGTGACCAGCGGAGTCCGCGAAGGCGAAGTGGTGGCCACGGACGGCTCCTTCAAGCTTCGTGAGGGTGTGATGGTGGCGCCCGGTGAACCGTCGGGCACTCGCGCCGCAGCCGCTCGGAGCGCCCCGTGA
- a CDS encoding serine/threonine protein kinase, which yields MDEAPIPLEDTPPNRKADLGSGVDPTLIAPANAREVETDPTSAPSSEKRDAGLEPTAVSASGAHPEALDATIVSRSPGEVTRRPPEPGEGVPQSPRFSDPVIGRTIGGVEITELVGEGGMGRVYSGSFGDPPRKVAVKFLSRGFNNPEAVGRFQREVAILDRLRHPGIAEIVAHGLWDDGSGGIPYMVIEFVEDAKPLAEFAQARRLDQRGRLELFHRACEAIAFAHEMKILHRDLKPANLLVDRHGRVKVIDFGVARGANGDLGIEGVRTETGQLIGTVQYMSPEQIAGDPRLIDLSTDVYALGVILYEMLAEAYPYDVRGVALHEAARIISAATIEPPRSIDPTIDETLNAIVMRCLDRDRTRRFAHAGEVAAALERYLAGPSSAMNLTAGEAVRQAAQSNAPHAEPWNSGSLPSTAEDAIDLDRPLTTASTRAVASSRTRPGTQSSTRMRTPRGPARGAGGGSARRGWGLVVGLAAAAALAGAVSLGFVDLQQVRKWLPGIVGGTASPATAEASLEFAPTESTSTESLTIVSAPEGALVTIDGQSKGRTPLSLMITWTPASMRKTVEVTAPGYEGAAAIVIPDPAGRRAEPLRLAFNLAPRGPARDSSLDRLLPLIVEGGAVEVRVEGASPRRLDSGRREVPLSFQRSGDGWSARQVTFIAPGRVIDAFGQRGVERLEVSLEALRISDQPEVIRLMPR from the coding sequence ATGGATGAAGCGCCCATTCCGCTGGAGGACACTCCGCCGAACCGCAAGGCCGATCTCGGTTCAGGAGTCGATCCAACGCTCATTGCGCCAGCCAACGCGCGCGAGGTCGAGACCGATCCCACATCCGCACCATCGTCAGAGAAGCGTGATGCCGGACTTGAGCCCACGGCGGTGTCCGCGTCGGGCGCTCATCCCGAGGCCCTCGATGCCACGATCGTCTCTCGTTCCCCGGGCGAGGTGACGCGCCGTCCCCCTGAGCCGGGAGAGGGTGTGCCTCAATCGCCTCGTTTCAGCGATCCAGTCATCGGGCGGACGATCGGTGGCGTGGAGATCACCGAGCTTGTCGGAGAGGGTGGCATGGGCCGCGTCTACTCCGGCAGCTTCGGCGATCCGCCGCGCAAGGTGGCGGTGAAGTTTCTCTCCCGCGGCTTCAACAACCCCGAGGCGGTGGGGCGCTTCCAGCGCGAGGTGGCCATTCTCGATCGCCTGCGCCACCCCGGCATCGCGGAGATCGTCGCGCATGGCCTCTGGGACGATGGCAGCGGCGGCATTCCCTACATGGTGATTGAGTTCGTGGAGGATGCGAAGCCGCTCGCCGAGTTTGCCCAAGCGCGCCGGCTCGATCAGCGAGGTCGACTTGAACTCTTCCACCGCGCGTGCGAGGCGATTGCCTTCGCGCATGAGATGAAGATCCTGCACCGTGATCTGAAGCCCGCAAATCTCCTGGTCGATCGTCACGGTCGCGTCAAGGTGATCGACTTCGGTGTCGCGCGAGGTGCCAATGGCGACCTTGGCATCGAGGGTGTGCGGACCGAAACCGGGCAGCTCATCGGGACCGTGCAGTACATGAGTCCCGAGCAGATTGCCGGCGACCCGAGATTGATTGACCTGAGCACCGATGTCTACGCGCTCGGCGTCATCCTCTATGAGATGCTGGCCGAGGCGTACCCCTACGATGTGCGCGGCGTCGCACTGCATGAAGCGGCACGGATCATCAGCGCCGCGACCATCGAGCCACCGCGCTCGATTGATCCGACCATCGATGAAACATTGAATGCGATTGTGATGCGGTGCCTTGATCGCGACCGCACGCGACGCTTCGCGCATGCCGGTGAAGTGGCCGCGGCCCTTGAGCGCTATCTGGCGGGACCGAGCAGCGCCATGAACCTCACAGCCGGCGAGGCTGTCCGCCAAGCGGCTCAGTCGAATGCGCCCCACGCCGAGCCGTGGAACTCCGGATCTCTGCCGAGTACCGCCGAGGATGCGATTGATCTCGATCGGCCGTTGACCACCGCGTCGACGCGCGCAGTCGCGTCGTCTCGCACGCGGCCCGGGACCCAATCGTCAACGCGCATGCGAACGCCCCGAGGCCCGGCGCGCGGAGCAGGAGGGGGCTCCGCGCGTCGTGGCTGGGGTCTGGTGGTCGGACTTGCGGCCGCAGCCGCACTTGCTGGCGCGGTCTCGCTCGGCTTCGTCGATCTCCAACAGGTTCGCAAGTGGCTTCCCGGCATCGTGGGTGGCACCGCGTCACCCGCAACGGCAGAGGCGTCATTGGAGTTCGCGCCGACGGAGTCGACCAGCACCGAGAGTCTCACCATCGTGAGCGCCCCGGAAGGCGCGCTTGTGACGATCGACGGCCAATCGAAGGGTCGCACCCCGCTGTCCCTGATGATCACCTGGACACCTGCGTCGATGCGCAAGACCGTTGAAGTCACGGCACCGGGCTACGAAGGTGCGGCGGCGATCGTCATTCCCGACCCTGCGGGACGACGGGCGGAACCTCTTCGGCTTGCCTTCAATCTCGCGCCGCGTGGCCCAGCGCGCGACTCATCGCTTGATCGACTGCTGCCGCTCATTGTCGAAGGTGGCGCCGTGGAAGTTCGAGTGGAGGGTGCCTCGCCTCGGCGACTCGACTCCGGTCGTCGAGAAGTTCCGCTCTCCTTCCAGCGAAGCGGCGATGGTTGGTCAGCGCGGCAGGTCACCTTCATCGCGCCGGGCCGAGTCATCGACGCCTTCGGTCAACGAGGCGTCGAGCGCCTCGAGGTCAGCCTCGAAGCTCTTCGGATCAGCGATCAACCGGAAGTGATCCGACTCATGCCACGCTGA